The DNA region AGAAGACTTACCTGCATTCGGACGTCCCACCACTGCAAAGCGGGGAATATCTTCATCCAGTATTTCGTCAGCTTCTTTCTTGAATGTACCAACAATCAAGTCCATCATATCACCCGTTCCACTACCCGTCATAGCCGAGATACAGTAAGGATCACCCAATCCCAGCTTATAAAATTCGGGAGCATTGTATTGCAGTTCTCCGTTATCGGTCTTATTGGCAATCAACAATACCGGCTTTTGAGTACGGCGCAGAATAGCAGCCACCTGCATATCAAGGTCAGTTACTCCATTCATTACATCTACCACAAACAATATTACGTCTGCTTCATCCACAGCCATCAATACTTGTTTGCGTATCTCTTCTTCGAAAATATCGTCAGAGTTCACCACCCATCCACCGGTATCTACCACGGAGAACTCCTTCCCCAGCCATTCCGATTTACCATACTGGCGGTCGCGTGTTGTTCCTGCTTCTTCGTTCACAATCGCCTGACGTGTTTTAGTCAAGCGGTTAAATAAAGTAGACTTTCCCACATTGGGGCGTCCTACGATTGCAACTAAATTTCCCATAGTTCACTCTCATTGTTTTTGCGACTATCCCAGTCGTATGAATATTCTAATCCAGTTGATAACCAAAATTGCGCAACTCTTTGTCCGAACTACGCCAATCCTTATCCACTTTCACAAATGTCTCCAAGAAAATAGTCTTTCCGAAGAACCTTTCCAAATCACGGCGCGCCTCAGTAGCCACTTTTTTCAGTGCCTTGCCCTGCTTACCGATAATAATTCCTTTCTGCGAATCACGCTCTACATAAATCACAGCATTGATATGTATCTTCTTCGCATCCTCCTTAAATTGTTCCACCACTACCTCTACCGAATAGGGTATCTCTTTGTCATAATATAATAGAATTTTCTCGCGGATAATCTCATTCACAAAGAAACGCGCCGGTTTATCCGTCCATTGATCCTTGTCGAAATAAGGCGGCGAATCCGGCAATAATTCCTTCACCCGCTTCATCACATATTCCACATTGAATTTCGTAGTTGCGGAAATCGGAATAATTTCTGCATTAGGCAACAATGCTTTCCATGCTTCCACCAGCTCCACCAATTTCTCCTGATTCGACAAATCGATCTTATTGATAAGCAGCAGGACAGGTATTTCCATACGTGCCACCTTTTCTATAAACTCATTATGCTTATCAGGCGTCTCAACCACATCCGTCACATATAGCAAAACATCCGCGTCCGCCAATGCCGAGGTAGAAAAATTCAGCATAGACTCCTGCAACTTATACTGTGGCTTCAGCACGCCCGGAGTATCCGAGAATACAATCTGCATATCGTCCGTATTATAGATACCCATAATGCGGTGGCGAGTTGTCTGCGCCTTAAAAGTAGCAATCGAAATCCGCTCACCCACTAAGGCGTTCATCAGCGTAGACTTACCTACATTCGGATTTCCCACGATGTTTACAAAACCAGCTTTATGCATCACATTCCTCTATTTTAGTTGAGACAAAAAAACGCATCGAAAATAGGATGCGTTTTTTCTTATTTATTAACGTAACGTTGTTACTGTTTTTTTCCATCATATCCCCACTTCACATAAACGGCTCCCCAAGTAAATCCTGCACCGAATGCCGTAAAGATCAAGTTATCGCCTTTTTTAAGTTTATCCTCGAAATCCCACAGGCAAAGCGGAAGCGTACCGGCACTTGTATTACCATAACGTTCTATATTAATCATTACCTTTTCGCGAGGAACTTCCAAGCGGTGAGCTACTGCATCAATGATGCGCAAGTTCGCCTGATGAGGAATAATCCAGTCGATATTATCCTTAGTGAGATTATTTCTTTCCGCAATAGCCACACAAGCGTCCGACATATTGGATACGGCATACTTAAATACTGTACGACCTTCCTGATAAAGAAAGTGCATGTGATTATCCACTGTGAAATAAGAAGGAGGACATACAGAACCACCGGCCTTCATATGCAAGAAAGGTAACCCTTTACCGTCTGTTCTTAAAATAGCGTCCATGACACCAACATCCTCAGTAGTCGGTTCCATCATAACCGCAGCTGCCCCGTCACCAAAGATCGGGCAAGTAGCACGTTCGGTATAATCCACCATAGACGACATTTTGTCACCACCCACTAAAATAATTTTCTTATATCTCCCCGAACGGATAAAATTAGCTCCCGTTTCCAACAAGTACAAGAAACCACTACAAGCAGCCTGTAAGTCAAAAGCAAAAGCATGTTTTAATCCAAGCTTATCACATAGGATAGAAGCTGTAGAAGGGAAATGATAATCAGGAGTAGTAGTAGCGACAATCACCAGATCAATATCATCAGGATTAGAACCTGTACGCTGCATCAACTGCTTTGCGGCTTTACGAGCCATGTACGAAGTTCCCAACCCTTCTTCATTCAAGATATGTCTTTCCTTTACTCCGATACGGGTCATAATCCATTCATCATTGGTATCCACCATTCTTGATATCTCTTCATTCGTCAAGATATAATCGGGTACATATCCGCCGACTCCTGTAATTACTGCATTTATTTTTTCCATTAATCCTGCTTAAGTTAATGAATACCTAAACAACGGTAGTCTAAAAAGGTTTGTGCTTACAAATCTTTTTAGACATCCGGCATTCAAGTATATTCTTTATCAGGCTGCAAATTAAACAGCAGCTTCTTTCTCAATAGCAAGCTTGCCTCTGTAATATCCGCAAGCACCACATACAGTGTGATATACATGCCATTCACCACAGTTCGGGCAAATTGCCAATGTAGGAGCTACTGCCTTATCATGAGTTCTTCTCTTTGCAGTTCTTGTTTTAGACTGTCTTCTCTTAGGATGTGCCATTTTTTTTAATCTTTAATTGTTATCTAATATTTTCTTTAATTCGTTCCAGCGCGGATCAATCTGAGTTTCCTCTACATCACCTCCCGGCATTGCATCTTCACCTTCAATAAAGATTTCATCTTCCGCATCATCTTCGTCCGCTTTCGTCCGCAAATGCTTATGCAACTTACTGCTCACTGCCTTGTTACACTTTCCGGGAGCATGTACATGCTTCATCGGAATAGCCAATGCAATAAACTCATACATAAACCATGCCACATTGATCTCTCCTTCTTCTTCGGGAATCACAATGAGGTTATCACCTTCTTCAGCATACTCATGACCGAACTTCACCATCAGCTTATCTGTAGAGCTTACCGGTTGTTCCATATCATCCAGGCAGCGGTCACACGGTACCCATACCATTCCATCCGTCTGGAAGTTCAATTCGAAAGCACGAGATGTTTTCTTTACAACCAGCGTAACATTAACCTTACCCTTTTGTACTTCTGGTCCATCAATGTTAGCAAAGAAAAGGTTATCCAGTACAAACTCATACTTACAAGAGTCTGCCTGCATGCCTTTCAAATCAATTTTGTATTTATCAAACTTTCCCAAAGCTTCTTTTATTTATTCGGGCGACAAAGATACAAATAATTATCCTCATAATGTAGAAATTAGCAACGAAATATTCATTTTTTAAGCTCTATTCTGAATATCGTCCCCTTATTGATCTCCGATTGCTTCACAAAAATGGATCCAGAATGATACTCAACCACAATCCTTCGTGCTAATGAAAGGCCCAATCCCCATCCCCTTTTCTTAGTGGTATATCCAGGAGCAAAGACCGTTTCAAAATATCGTTTGTCAATTCCTTTCCCCGTATCTGCCACATCAACACACCAATATCTTGACGTTTCCTGCACCGAAATAACCAATACTCCTACTCCACCCATTGCATCAACAGCATTCTTACAAAGATTTTCTATCACCCATTCAAACAGAGCAACATTCAGCCGCACGGGGGAAAGTGAATCGGGTACATGGGTACTGATTTTCACTTTGTCTGAAGTACGATGGGCTATATAATCCGTCACCCGTTCCAACAGAGCTTTTAAATCAGCATCCTCCAGCTCAGGGATAGAACCGATTTTAGAGAAACGATTAGCAATCATCTGTAAACGCTCCACATCTTCCGCCATAGCAGGAATCAAATCATCCTGTGGATATTGTGTCTTCAGTAATTCCGTCCATGCCATTAGTGAAGAGATCGGAGTTCCCAGTTGATGGGCAGTTTCCTTGGATAACCCAACCCATACTTTATTCTGTTCCGCCTTTTTAGAACTCAACAAAGCAAAGATAGCAATAAGAACAAAAATAAGTACTACCGTTAATTGAACATAAGGATAAACAGCCAACCGGGTAAGCATAAGGGAAGGTCCATAATATACACTCAGATAATCGCCATCGCCATTAAGATCTATGCGAATACAGTTACTTTCACGGTTAAAATCACTCAGTTTTCTCTTTAAGGAGGCTATTGTATCAGCCGAAGACAGTTTTATATTCCTATATGTCTGTACATCCTCATTCTGATCAACCACGATTACCGGAATAGTATGATTGGCATTCAGAACTTTCAAGACCATAGTCAAATCCGTATTTCCATCTGCAGTTTGCAAATTCTTCATTGCTTCCGCCCACACTTCCATACGTACTCGTTCTTCAGCAGATAAATCGCTTATCAGAGAATGTGAGACATAAAGAGAGGCAACAGCTATCACCATGGCAGCTAATACCAACCAGAATTTTATCGGATGGATTTCCTTTATAAAGCGCATTATATATAAATAAGATGTAAACTTACGGTATATAAACGTAAATGCCAAAGAAATATTATACCTATAAACACAAAAAGCCTCCATATCATTTCGATATGGAGGCTTTCCTTCAAAAACGGCGACTACCTACTCTCCCACTTGACGCAGTACCATCGGCGTGACCAGGCTTAACTTCTCTGTTCGGAATGGGAAGAGGTGGAACCCTGATGCTATAGTCACCTGAAATAAGTTAGACACGATGTAAAAAGCAAAGTTAGAAAACTGAACGTATATATCCGCCATACAAGGCAAGGACCAAAAGTCAACGGGCAATTAGTAATGCTCGGCTATGATGTTACCACCTGTACACCTGCATCCTATCAACGTTGTAGTCTTCAACGACCCTAAGAAATCTAATCTTGTGGCTGGCTTCGTACTTAGATGCTTTCAGCACTTATCCAATCCCGACTTAGATACCCAGCAATGCACCTGGCGGCACAACTGGTAAACCAGAGGTCAGTCCAACACGGTCCTCTCGTACTAGTGTCAGAGCCACGCAAATTTCATACGCCCACGATAGATAGAGACCGAACTGTCTCACGACGTTCTGAACCCAGCTCGCGTGCCACTTTAATGGGCGAACAGCCCAACCCTTGGGACCTTCTCCAGCCCCAGGATGTGACGAGCCGACATCGAGGTGCCAAACCCCTCCGTCGATATGAGCTCTTGGGAGGGATCAGCCTGTTATCCCCGGAGTACCTTTTATCCTTTGAGCGATGTCCTTTCCATACAGAAACACCGGATCACTATGCTCTAGTTTCCTACCTGATCGACTTGTGAGTCTCCCAGTCAAGCGCCCTTATGCCATTACACTCTGCCGACGGTTACCAATCGTCGTGAGGGCACCTTTAGAAGCCTCCGTTACGTTTTTGGAGGCGACCACCCCAGTCAAACTACCCACCAAACAGTGTCCTCGCAGCGCGAGTTAGAACTCAAATAACCAAAGGGCCGTATTTCAACAGCGGCTCCACAAATACTGGCGTACCTGTTTCAAAGCCTCCGGCCTATCCTACACATCAATTACCCAAATTCAATGTTAAGCTATAGTAAAGGTTCACGGGGTCTTTTCGTCCCATCGCGGGTAATCGGCATCTTCACCGATACTACAATTTCACTGAGCTCACGGTTGAGACAGTGTCCAGATCATTACACCATTCGTGCAGGTCGGAACTTACCCGACAAGGAATTTCGCTACCTTAGGACCGTTATAGTTACGGCCGCCGTTTACTGGGGCTTCAATTCAATGCTTCTCTTGCGATGACATCTCCTCTTAACCTTCCAGCACCGGGCAGGTGTCAGGCTGTATACTTCATCTTTCAATTTGGCACAGCCCTGTGTTTTTGTTAAACAGTTGCCTGGACCGATTCTCTGCGCCCCGCCTCGCAGCGGGGACCCTTTATCCCGAAGTTACAGGGTCAATTTGCCTAGTTCCTTAACCGTGAATCACTCAAGCGCCTTAGTATATTCAACCCGACTACGTGTGTCCGTTTGCGGTACGGGTACCTTAAAGATTAAGTTTAGCGGATTTTCTTGGGAGTATGTTTACATGCGCTATTGGATTGTTCCGAAGAACGCTCCATACTATCAGGTTCGACTCTCGGAGCGGATTTGCCTACCCCGATCAACATCTACACCCTTCAACGGACTATTCCGTCAGTCCGCGGCACTGTCACGCCTCCGTCTCCACGTCACTCCTTAAGGTAGTACAGGAATATTAACCTGTTCTGCCATCGGCCTCACCGTTCGGCTGAGCCTTAGGACCCGACTAACCCTGATCCGATTAGCGTTGATCAGGAAACCTTAGTCTTTCGGCGAGGGGGTTTCTCACCCCCTTTATCGTTACTTATACCTACATTTGCTTTTCCACACGCTCCAGCAAAGCTCACGCTTCACCTTCAACGCGGAGTGGAATGCTCCCCTACCGATGTATAAACATCCCATAGCTTCGGTAAATTGCTTATGCCCGATTATTATCCACGCCAAACTCCTCGACTAGTGAGCTGTTACGCACTCTTTAAATGAATGGCTGCTTCCAAGCCAACATCCTAGCTGTCTTAGCAATCTGACTTCGTTAGATCAACTTAGCAATTATTTCGGGACCTTAGCTGATGGTCCGGATTGTTCTCCTTTAGGACATGGACCTTAGCACCCATGCCCTCACTCCTGATATAGAACTAATACGCATTCGGAGTTTGTCAAGACTTGATAGGCGGCGAAGCCCTCGCATCTTATCAGTCGCTCTACCTCATATTAGTATAAATCAAGGCTGCACCTAAATGCATTTCGGGGAGTACGAGCTATCTCCAAGTTTGATTAGCCTTTCACCCCCACCCTCAGCTCATCCGGAAGCTTTTCAACGCTTATCGGTTCGGTCCTCCAGACAGTGTTACCTGTCCTTCAACCTGGCCAAGGGTAGATCACTTGGTTTCGCGTCTACTCCTTCCGACTATCCGCCCTATTAAGACTCGCTTTCGCTTCGGCTGCAGATCTCAAGATCCTTAACCTTGCCGGAAAAAGTAACTCGTAGGTTCATTATGCAAAAGGCACGCCGTCACAGCTAAAAGCTGCTCCGACCGCTTGTAGGCGCATGGTTTCAGGGACTATTTCACTCTTCTGTTCGAAGTGCTTTTCACCTTTCCTTCACAGTACTGGTTCGCTATCGGTCTCTCGGGAGTATTTAGCCTTACCGGATGGTCCCGGCAGATTCACGCAAGATTCCTCGTGTCCCGCGCTACTCAGGATACCACTAGGGTTAAGTTAGCTTAGTATACCGGGTTATCACCGTCTATGACTGAACTTTCCAGATCATTCTACTCACTAACTGTCGTCCCACGACGTGGTCCTACAACCCCATACATGCCGTAACACATATGGTTTGGGCTGTTCCCCGTTCGCTCGCCACTACTAGGGGAATCATTATTTATTTTCTATTCCTACAGGTACTAAGATGTTTCAGTTCCCTGCGTTCGCCTCCATCATTAGATGGATAATATCTCTTCAAGATATTGGGTTGTCCCATTCGGAAATCCGCGGATCAAAGGTTATTTGCACCTACCCGCGGCTTATCGCAGCTTATCACGTCCTTCATCGCCTCCGAGAGCCAAGGCATCCGCCATGCGCCCTTACTTACTTTTAGTCTTACCTAGCCGTATGGCTCGATATATACTTTCAGCTTGTTATAACTTTACTTTTTTTTGTACATCATGTCAAAGATCGATTACCTAGAAAAGGTAGAGTGGAGAATAACGGATTCGAACCGTTGACCCCCTGCGTGCAAAGCAGGTGCTCTAGCCAGCTGAGCTAATCCCCCCCTTTTAATTACGAATTACTAAATAACAACTACAAGTCCGAACGGAGTAATTTTTATTCATAATTTGTAATTACTTAAAGAGTAGTCCCAGGCAGAGTTGAACTGCCGACCTCTACATTATCAGTGTAGCGCTCTAACCAACTGAGCTATAGGACTGTCAGTCAAACCCTCGCCTTGCGGCTCGGCTTCTTCTTTCTCTTATATTATATAAACAACTACGCGTAGTCCAAGAGGTTCTAATGGAAGTATCACAAAAGAACCAACCTCTAATATTTGTTTCAATCGTTTAATTGAATTTGAGCGCCGCTCCAGAAAGGAGGTGTTCCAGCCGCACCTTCCGGTACGGCTACCTTGTTACGACTTAGCCCCAATTACCAGTTTTACCCTAGGCCGCTCCTTACGGTTACGGACTTCAGGTACCCCCGGCTTTCATGGCTTGACGGGCGGTGTGTACAAGGCCCGGGAACGTATTCACCGCGCCGTGGCTGATGCGCGATTACTAGCGAATCCAGCTTCATGGAGTCGGGTTGCAGACTCCAATCCGAACTGAGAGAGGCTTTTGGGATTAGCATCACATCGCTGTGTAGCTGCCTTCTGTACCCCCCATTGTAACACGTGTGTAGCCCCGGACGTAAGGGCCGTGCTGATTTGACGTCATCCCCACCTTCCTCACATCTTACGACGGCAGTCTCTCTAGAGTCCTCAGCATGACCTGTTAGTAACTAAAGATAAGGGTTGCGCTCGTTATGGCACTTAAGCCGACACCTCACGGCACGAGCTGACGACAACCATGCAGCACCTTCACAACTGCCCGAAGGAAGATCTGTTTCCAAATCCGTCAGTTGCAATTTAAGCCCGGGTAAGGTTCCTCGCGTATCATCGAATTAAACCACATGTTCCTCCGCTTGTGCGGGCCCCCGTCAATTCCTTTGAGTTTCACCGTTGCCGGCGTACTCCCCAGGTGGAATACTTAATGCTTTCGCTTGGCCGCTTGCATTATATCGCAAACAGCGAGTATTCATCGTTTACTGTGTGGACTACCAGGGTATCTAATCCTGTTTGATACCCACACTTTCGAGCATCAGCGTCAGTTACAGTCCAGTAAGCTGCCTTCGCAATCGGAGTTCTTCGTGATATCTAAGCATTTCACCGCTACACCACGAATTCCGCCTACCTCTACTGCACTCAAGAAACCCAGTATCAACTGCAATTTTACGGTTGAGCCGCAAACTTTCACAACTGACTTAAGCTTCCGCCTACGCTCCCTTTAAACCCAATAAATCCGGATAACGCTCGGATCCTCCGTATTACCGCGGCTGCTGGCACGGAGTTAGCCGATCCTTATTCGTATGGTACATACAAAACAGTATACATACTGCACTTTATTCCCATATAAAAGAAGTTTACAACCCATAGGGCAGTCATCCTTCACGCTACTTGGCTGGTTCAGACTCTCGTCCATTGACCAATATTCCTCACTGCTGCCTCCCGTAGGAGTTTGGACCGTGTCTCAGTTCCAATGTGGGGGACCTTCCTCTCAGAACCCCTATCCATCGATGTCTTGGTGGGCCGTTACCCCGCCAACAAACTAATGGAACGCATCCCCATCGGTTATCGAAATTCTTTAATAACAAGAAGATGCCTTCTCGTTATACTATCCGGTATTAATCTTTCTTTCGAAAGGCTATCCCAGAATAACCGGTAGGTTGGATACGTGTTACTCACCCGTGCGCCGGTCGCCATCAGTCTATTGCTAGACCATGCTGCCCCTCGACTTGCATGTGTTAAGCCTGTAGCTAGCGTTCATCCTGAGCCAGGATCAAACTCTTCATTGTAAAAGTATTGTTATTACTAGTAAGAATACTAGTGATTTTGCTCTGTTCAGGACGCTCGGTTTATTAAAAGTCTTCAAATTACCTATATATATAAGTTACTTGACGGTTCTTTTTTTTATACCCAGAATGTACGCTTGGTTATTAATTATTCATTACTAACCATTGTAGCATTCTGCTCTTGTACTACTTGTATTGTTTATGTAAATTCTTCAAAGATCGCTTCTTTTCAAAACTGCTTTTCTTTTCAGAAAGCGGATGCAAAGGTAAGAACTTTTAAGCATATCTTCCAAATAATTTCAGAAGTTTTTTTTCTTTTTTCTTTTTCTCGTCGTCTCTCTTTGCGAAAGGGAGATAAAAGAGGAAAGAGAAAGGAGTTCTTAGCAACACCGGTTTCCTAATCAGCAAGTCAATTATCGATTGCCTTCGTTTGGAAAGCGGGCGCAAAGGTAAGAACTTTATCACATATCTTCCAAATGTTTCCGGAAGTTTTTTTTCTTTTTTCTTTTAAAATGCTGTATTCTTGGTTGGAATTAAGCCCAAAGAAAAGAAAAACGGTGGAGTTCCTACGCCGTTTCTGTCAGAATGTCAATTGCAAGGCTTACCGTCTCTTGGAAAGCGGATGCAAAAGTAGGGCATATTACGATTCAATCCAAATATATCTATCACTTTTTCACCATATTTCTGAAACAATTTCGTAAATGGCTGATTGATAAGGATGTTGTAGAACATAATTCTGAAAGAAAGGATGAAAGAAGGGGAAGAGGATACATTATTATATATACGTGCGCGAAATGTGCGCGTGAACAGAGGCGGGAAAAAGCACAGGGAGAACCTTAAAGCTGAGGATTGGAGGTATAAAGCTAAGGTTTGAGAACCTAGAGCTGAGGTTTAGCGAGGTAAAGTTGAGATTCATTTTTGCGGAGTTGAGGTATGGTTTTGTAATGATGAAGTTGGTACACTTGGTACAGAGGTTCACCGGCTCCTTTTCCTCACACACACGTGCGCGTATAATTAAGGTGTGAATCCCCACCACTCAGCCACCACCACCGATCATTCCTCACCGCTTATCCGACTTTGTATAAGTTCCATTTCCATCTGCGCTTTCCAACAGACCGTATTTCGCAAGTGCTTCAGCCAAATGGAAGCGGAGGTAATGGCGAGATCCCATAGGGCTTGAATTCCTTCTTCTGCTCCTCGGTGAGGCGAAGCGTGAAAGCTCCGCCCATGACAGCGGATTACTGTCATTTGCCACATTTTCCTCTTGAGCGTCCACCTTACGCGCGTGTGTGAGACGAAAGAAGGGCTGTACCAAGTGTACCAACGTCGGATGGAATTTCGGCTTGATCTTTTATACCGCACAGTTCGGCCAGATGGAAGGCGGTACTTATATGCACATCGTTGTGTCAGGTTGTCAGCGCATTGCTGAATAACTTTTCGGCTACCTGCGGATTATACTTTGATGAAAGGCTGATGCTATGGAATTCACAGGAAGTACAGAAGCAGAAATCATTTAGATTCATCCCGATGTCCCACTACTATTCCCATTAGTATGCAGATACCTCTGCATGACAGATAGAATACGTCTACTAAATTACTGGTTGACTCCATACTATCCAGATGAACACGACAAAACGGAAATCGAAAAGAAATGAGAAAGGATAGCCATTGCAAATTTTCTTTACCGGATGAGTGGCAAAAAGAAGATTTCACTGCGTATATAACCTTAGAAAATGAAGAAAGAATGTGTGTATCGAACTCGAATACCTATGGAATGGAGGGTGTATCAAAGAAAAGCTGATGAATTTCCAGGAGGTAAAAGAACTGAACCAAAAGCGAGATTTCATCACTAGTACAAGAAAAGAGCTGCCACGGAACACCTCCCGGGCAGCTCTCCTTTCATTGAAGTAAAGTAACAGAAAGAGAGTATGATACAGTTTTA from Bacteroides sp. MSB163 includes:
- the era gene encoding GTPase Era, coding for MHKAGFVNIVGNPNVGKSTLMNALVGERISIATFKAQTTRHRIMGIYNTDDMQIVFSDTPGVLKPQYKLQESMLNFSTSALADADVLLYVTDVVETPDKHNEFIEKVARMEIPVLLLINKIDLSNQEKLVELVEAWKALLPNAEIIPISATTKFNVEYVMKRVKELLPDSPPYFDKDQWTDKPARFFVNEIIREKILLYYDKEIPYSVEVVVEQFKEDAKKIHINAVIYVERDSQKGIIIGKQGKALKKVATEARRDLERFFGKTIFLETFVKVDKDWRSSDKELRNFGYQLD
- a CDS encoding beta-ketoacyl-ACP synthase III → MEKINAVITGVGGYVPDYILTNEEISRMVDTNDEWIMTRIGVKERHILNEEGLGTSYMARKAAKQLMQRTGSNPDDIDLVIVATTTPDYHFPSTASILCDKLGLKHAFAFDLQAACSGFLYLLETGANFIRSGRYKKIILVGGDKMSSMVDYTERATCPIFGDGAAAVMMEPTTEDVGVMDAILRTDGKGLPFLHMKAGGSVCPPSYFTVDNHMHFLYQEGRTVFKYAVSNMSDACVAIAERNNLTKDNIDWIIPHQANLRIIDAVAHRLEVPREKVMINIERYGNTSAGTLPLCLWDFEDKLKKGDNLIFTAFGAGFTWGAVYVKWGYDGKKQ
- the rpmF gene encoding 50S ribosomal protein L32, translating into MAHPKRRQSKTRTAKRRTHDKAVAPTLAICPNCGEWHVYHTVCGACGYYRGKLAIEKEAAV
- a CDS encoding YceD family protein; amino-acid sequence: MGKFDKYKIDLKGMQADSCKYEFVLDNLFFANIDGPEVQKGKVNVTLVVKKTSRAFELNFQTDGMVWVPCDRCLDDMEQPVSSTDKLMVKFGHEYAEEGDNLIVIPEEEGEINVAWFMYEFIALAIPMKHVHAPGKCNKAVSSKLHKHLRTKADEDDAEDEIFIEGEDAMPGGDVEETQIDPRWNELKKILDNN
- a CDS encoding sensor histidine kinase produces the protein MRFIKEIHPIKFWLVLAAMVIAVASLYVSHSLISDLSAEERVRMEVWAEAMKNLQTADGNTDLTMVLKVLNANHTIPVIVVDQNEDVQTYRNIKLSSADTIASLKRKLSDFNRESNCIRIDLNGDGDYLSVYYGPSLMLTRLAVYPYVQLTVVLIFVLIAIFALLSSKKAEQNKVWVGLSKETAHQLGTPISSLMAWTELLKTQYPQDDLIPAMAEDVERLQMIANRFSKIGSIPELEDADLKALLERVTDYIAHRTSDKVKISTHVPDSLSPVRLNVALFEWVIENLCKNAVDAMGGVGVLVISVQETSRYWCVDVADTGKGIDKRYFETVFAPGYTTKKRGWGLGLSLARRIVVEYHSGSIFVKQSEINKGTIFRIELKK